TCCAGGAGAGGATCAAACTCCCAGACGACAAAATGGCCTACTACGAAGACCTCGCCGAAATGTACGTCGGAAACGACGTGTCGCCCGACTTTTACGCCTGGGTCTTCCCCAAATGCGACCACGTGGCAGTGGGCACCGGCACTGTGTGCTCCAAGCAGGACATCAAGGTCTTCCAAAGGGCCATCAGGGCCAGAGCCAATGCCAAGATCAGCGGTGGCAGAGTCATCAAGGTAGAGGCCCACCCGATACCCGAGCACCCCCGGCCCACGCGCGTGAGGGGGCGCGTGGCGCTAATTGGCGACGCCGCCGGGTACGTGACAAAATGTTCCGGCGAGGGGATCTACTTTGCGGCGAAATCGGGGAGAATGTGCGGCGAGGCAATAATAAAGGCGTCGGAGGGAGGGGAGAGGATGATAAATGAGGAGGATTTGAAGAGGGAGTATTTGAAAGAGTGGGATGCTAAGTACATTACGACGTTTAGGTTCTTGGACTTGTTGCAGAAGGTGTTTTATGGCAGTGATGCGGCTAGAGAAGCTTTGGTGGAGCTGTGTGGGGATGAGTATGTGCAGCGCATGACGTTCGAGAGTTACTTGTACAAGAAGTTAGCCGATGGGAATAGGTGGGATGATGCTAAGATGGTTTTgaatactgttgggagtttgaTGAGGTGTAACGTTTTGGG
This portion of the Rosa chinensis cultivar Old Blush chromosome 1, RchiOBHm-V2, whole genome shotgun sequence genome encodes:
- the LOC112181866 gene encoding geranylgeranyl diphosphate reductase, chloroplastic — protein: MASATQAATIYGGLFTAAAPLQTKRRSFTFRITASSNSSNPPLVGRKLRAAVIGAGPAGSSAAEALAAGGAECFLFERAPSEAKPCGGAIPLCMLDEFDIPARLIDRHVTRMRIFSPSNLAVDFGKTLRPHEFIAMLRREVLDSFLRDRAQSRGASLISGLVTRLEIPASSPHAPYVVHYTKDHARHALAVDVVVGADGANSRVAKSIRAGSYACAIAFQERIKLPDDKMAYYEDLAEMYVGNDVSPDFYAWVFPKCDHVAVGTGTVCSKQDIKVFQRAIRARANAKISGGRVIKVEAHPIPEHPRPTRVRGRVALIGDAAGYVTKCSGEGIYFAAKSGRMCGEAIIKASEGGERMINEEDLKREYLKEWDAKYITTFRFLDLLQKVFYGSDAAREALVELCGDEYVQRMTFESYLYKKLADGNRWDDAKMVLNTVGSLMRCNVLGRKMEALKI